The window GAATGCATGATCGAGCTACAGCATCGCGCCGACGGCAGCCTGCAACAAAGCTTCGGCGGCGATACCTTGAACACGGCGGTCTATCTGTCCCGGGAACTGGGCGCGGCCGGCTCGGTGGACTACGTTACCGCCCTGGGTGATGACAGTTTCAGCGATGCCATGTGCCAGAGCTGGGCTGAAGAGAATATCGGCCTGGGCATGGTCCAGCGCTTGCCCGGACGTTTGCCGGGTTTGTATTGCATCCAGACCGACGCGGCCGGCGAGCGGCGTTTCCTGTATTGGCGCAACGAAGCAGCGGTGCGTGATTGCCTCACCACCCCGGCCGCCGAGCCGATCCTGGCGGCGTTGCCGGATTATGACGTGCTGTATTTCAGTGGCATCACCCTGGCGGTGCTGGGCGTGCAAGGCCGGGAAAAACTACTGCTCACCCTGATCGAAGCCCGGCAGCGTGATGCGCGGATCGTCTTCGACAACAACTACCGGCCACGGCTCTGGGCTTCGGTGGAAGAAGCGCGGGCAGCTTATCGCAGTGTCTTGCCGTACATCGACCTCGCATTGCTGACTGTCGATGACGAGCAGGCGCTGTTCCATTTTGCCGATGATGCAGCGGTGTTTGCCGCGTACGAGCAGATCGGCACGCCGGAAGTGGTGCTCAAGCGCGGTGCCGAGGCGTGTTTGATTCGTTGTGCTGGCGAGTCATTCGAGGTGCCGGCGCAGAAGGTCGAGCGAGTGGTGGACACCACGGCGGCGGGGGATTCGTTCAGCGCGGCGTATCTGGCCTCGCGGCTCAAGGGCGGAAGTCCGGCGGAGGCTGCCGAGGCGGGGCATCGGTTGGCGAGTCGGGTGATTCAGGTGTCGGGGGCTTTGATTCCCAGGTAATCGGAGGATGGCCGATGGCTGCGCCATCGGATCGCTAGCAGGCTAGCTCCCACAGGGATTTGCAGGTTGGCATAAATTTCAGCCACACCACTGTGGGAGCTAGCCTGCTAGCGATGAGGCCCGAAAGCCAACCACTCAATCCCGGTAAAACACCTGCACCAGGTGATAGCCAAATTTGCTCTTGATCGGCCCATGCACCACCCGCAGTGGTTTCTTGAAGATCACCGCATCGATCGCACCGACCATCTGCCCCGGCCGCACTTCACCCAAATCACCGCCGCGCTTGCCGGACGGGCAGGTCGAGTACTTCTTGGCCAGCACATCAAAGGCTTCGCCCTTGGCGATGCGTTGCTTGAGTTGCTCGGCTTCTTCCGAGGTTTTCACCAGGATATGGCGGGCTTGAGCTTTCATGGGGCGAATACCTTGTAACGGTGGTGACAATGCTGGTGAGAAAGAGGGCGCGCGCGATTATGCCTTAACTCACTCGGAACGGCCGATCATCGTGCGAATCTTGTTGGCCAGCAGATCAATGGAAAACGGTTTGGCCACCATGTCCATGCCTTCCTCAAGGAAACCCTGGCGCTCGGCAGCCATCTGCGCATAACCGGTCATGAACAGCACTTTCAGTTGCGGGCGATGCTGGCGCGCGATCTCCGCCAGTTGCCGGCCGTTCATTCCCGGCAGGCCGACATCGGTGACCAGCAGATCGACCCGCAGATCGGATTCGAGCAAGGGCAGGGCGGCCTTCGCATCTTCGGCTTCGTGGGCGTGATAACCCAGTTCCTTGAGCAGGTCGAGCACCAGCATGCGCACCGCCGGGTCGTCTTCCACCAACACCACAGTTTCCCCGGCAATCGCCGGCGGCGCCTGGCTGATGACCGGTGACAGCACGTCTTCCTGTTCAACCGCATGCAGGCGTGGCAGATACAAACGCACGCTGGTGCCCTGGCCCGGCAGGCTGAACAGGCTGACGTGGCCGCCCGACTGT of the Pseudomonas sp. MAG733B genome contains:
- a CDS encoding sugar kinase — translated: MNTINTLGPNTPRIALIGECMIELQHRADGSLQQSFGGDTLNTAVYLSRELGAAGSVDYVTALGDDSFSDAMCQSWAEENIGLGMVQRLPGRLPGLYCIQTDAAGERRFLYWRNEAAVRDCLTTPAAEPILAALPDYDVLYFSGITLAVLGVQGREKLLLTLIEARQRDARIVFDNNYRPRLWASVEEARAAYRSVLPYIDLALLTVDDEQALFHFADDAAVFAAYEQIGTPEVVLKRGAEACLIRCAGESFEVPAQKVERVVDTTAAGDSFSAAYLASRLKGGSPAEAAEAGHRLASRVIQVSGALIPR
- a CDS encoding peptidylprolyl isomerase; the encoded protein is MKAQARHILVKTSEEAEQLKQRIAKGEAFDVLAKKYSTCPSGKRGGDLGEVRPGQMVGAIDAVIFKKPLRVVHGPIKSKFGYHLVQVFYRD